A single genomic interval of Zingiber officinale cultivar Zhangliang chromosome 4A, Zo_v1.1, whole genome shotgun sequence harbors:
- the LOC121969329 gene encoding flavonoid 3',5'-hydroxylase 1-like, with protein MATASMDSYLWGGAALLLALHLLLRRWLLRKPRPRPPLPPGPRGLPVLGALPLVGASAHSNFARMAARYGPIISLRLGSHLCVVANDASTARAFLKTADAQFSHRPDPISARDVSYQRQNLVMSDNTPTWKHMRKMCSLHLLGGKALADWAPTRRAEFRRLVDALRRLHDAGQPVPLFDLLLYTLANVVGTIAVGGRVFEDHGDESNKFKDVLSDMLTGGGQFNVGDFLPSIAWMDLQGIQAKMLSAHKRFDAMVSRQFEEHQRTRESRRGAPDFIDKVMANKVSEDGTAISDINVRALICDLFTAGTDTSSIVVEWIFAEMLKNPAILRRLQAETEAVVGRDRLLDESDIPKLPYLQAVCKEGLRLHPSTPLMLPHFSHEDSEVAGFFIPKHTRLLVNVWAIGRDPAVWENPLAFDPDRFLPGGKGERYDPLGRDGNFGFIPFGVGRRSCVGKLVGMLFVQCLVGMLAHAFDWELPEGEEEIDMEAKPGFALPKSVPLKAFARPRLSPAAYV; from the exons ATGGCTACTGCCAGCATGGACTCCTACCTTTGGGGCGGCGCCGCCCTCTTACTCgccctccacctcctcctccgccggtgGCTCCTCCGCAAGCCCCGGCCACGCCCCCCGCTGCCGCCGGGGCCTCGCGGCCTTCCCGTGCTCGGCGCGCTCCCCCTCGTCGGCGCAAGCGCGCACTCGAACTTCGCCCGGATGGCCGCCCGCTACGGCCCCATCATTTCGCTCCGCCTCGGCTCCCACCTCTGCGTCGTCGCCAACGACGCCTCCACCGCCCGAGCCTTCCTCAAGACCGCCGACGCCCAGTTCTCCCACCGCCCCGACCCCATCAGCGCCCGCGACGTCAGCTACCAGCGCCAGAACCTGGTCATGTCCGACAACACCCCGACGTGGAAGCACATGCGCAAGATGTGCAGCCTGCACCTTCTCGGCGGCAAGGCCCTCGCCGACTGGGCCCCCACTCGCCGCGCCGAGTTCCGCCGCCTCGTCGACGCCCTCCGCCGCCTCCACGACGCCGGCCAGCCCGTCCCCCTCTTCGACCTGCTCCTCTACACCCTCGCCAACGTGGTGGGGACCATCGCCGTCGGCGGCAGGGTCTTCGAAGACCACGGCGACGAGTCCAACAAGTTCAAGGACGTGCTCTCCGACATGCTCACCGGCGGGGGGCAGTTCAACGTCGGCGACTTTTTACCCTCGATTGCGTGGATGGACCTTCAG GGTATTCAAGCGAAGATGCTCAGCGCGCACAAGAGATTTGATGCCATGGTGTCTAGGCAGTTCGAGGAGCAccaaaggacaagggagagtcgcCGTGGGGCTCCGGACTTCATCGACAAAGTGATGGCTAACAAGGTGTCGGAGGACGGCACCGCCATCTCCGACATCAACGTCAGAGCCCTCATCTGC GACTTGTTTACTGCGGGCACTGACACATCATCGATCGTGGTGGAATGGATCTTCGCGGAGATGCTGAAGAACCCGGCGATCCTCCGCCGCCTGCAGGCCGAGACGGAGGCGGTGGTGGGGCGCGACCGCCTGCTCGACGAATCCGACATCCCCAAGCTACCATACCTGCAGGCGGTGTGCAAGGAGGGGCTGCGCCTGCACCCGTCGACGCCGCTGATGCTGCCCCACTTCAGCCACGAGGACTCCGAGGTGGCCGGCTTCTTCATCCCCAAGCACACGCGCCTGCTGGTCAACGTGTGGGCCATCGGCCGCGACCCCGCCGTGTGGGAGAACCCGCTGGCCTTCGACCCCGACCGATTCCTCCCAGGCGGGAAGGGAGAGCGGTACGACCCTCTGGGCAGAGACGGCAACTTCGGGTTCATCCCCTTCGGGGTTGGCCGTCGGTCGTGCGTCGGTAAGCTGGTTGGGATGCTGTTCGTTCAGTGCTTGGTGGGCATGCTGGCGCACGCCTTCGACTGGGAGCTTCCGGAGGGGGAGGAGGAGATCGACATGGAGGCAAAGCCAGGGTTCGCGCTCCCCAAGTCCGTGCCGCTCAAGGCCTTCGCCCGCCCACGCTTGTCGCCTGCGGCGTATGTTTGA